From a single Rutidosis leptorrhynchoides isolate AG116_Rl617_1_P2 chromosome 5, CSIRO_AGI_Rlap_v1, whole genome shotgun sequence genomic region:
- the LOC139850697 gene encoding eukaryotic peptide chain release factor subunit 1-3: MSDGQETDKNIEIWKIKKLIKALEAARGNGTSMISLIMPPRDQISRVTKMLGDEYGTASNIKSRVNRQSVLGAITSAQQRLKLYSKVPPNGLVLYTGTILTDDGKEKKVTIDFEPFKPINASLYLCDNKFHTEALSELLESDDKFGFIVMDGNGTLFGTLSGNTREVLHKFTVDLPKKHGRGGQSALRFARLRMEKRHNYVRKTAELATQFYINPATSQPNVSGLILAGSADFKTELSQSDMFDPRLGAKILNVVDVSYGGENGFNQAIELSAEILANVKFIQEKRLIGKYFEEISQDTGKYVFGVEDTLKALEMGAVEILIVWENLDINRFVLKNSSTGEIMIKHLNKEQEGDQSNFRDGATNAELEVQEKLSLLEWFANEYKKFGCTLEFVTNKSQEGSQFCRGFGGIGGILRYQLDIRSFDELSDEDGEIYESD, encoded by the coding sequence ATGTCGGATGGTCAAGAAACTGACAAGAACATTGAGATATGGAAGATCAAGAAGCTTATCAAAGCATTGGAAGCTGCAAGAGGCAATGGTACCAGTATGATTTCACTTATCATGCCCCCACGTGATCAAATATCTCGAGTCACAAAGATGCTCGGTGATGAATATGGAACCGCATCAAACATTAAGAGCAGAGTGAACCGCCAGTCTGTTTTAGGTGCCATAACATCTGCCCAACAGAGACTAAAATTGTACAGCAAGGTTCCTCCAAATGGGCTCGTACTCTACACTGGAACTATACTAACTGATGATGGAAAGGAGAAAAAGGTCACAATCGATTTTGAACCGTTTAAGCCCATTAACGCATCACTATATCTTTGTGACAACAAGTTTCATACTGAAGCTTTAAGTGAACTATTGGAATCTGATGATAAGTTTGGTTTTATAGTCATGGATGGTAACGGGACCCTTTTTGGGACGTTGAGTGGTAACACAAGGGAAGTGTTACACAAATTCACGGTTGATTTACCCAAAAAACACGGGCGTGGAGGGCAATCTGCTCTTAGGTTTGCACGTCTTCGAATGGAGAAACGTCACAATTATGTGAGGAAGACTGCTGAGCTGGCAACACAGTTCTATATCAATCCCGCCACTAGTCAACCGAATGTTTCTGGACTTATTCTTGCTGGTTCTGCTGATTTTAAAACCGAGCTTAGTCAGTCTGACATGTTTGATCCTCGTCTGGGTGCTAAAATCTTGAACGTTGTAGACGTGTCTTACGGTGGTGAGAATGGATTTAATCAGGCTATTGAACTGTCTGCTGAAATTTTGGCTAATGTGAAGTTTATACAAGAGAAACGTTTGATTGGGAAATATTTTGAGGAGATTAGTCAGGACACTGGGAAATATGTATTTGGTGTTGAAGATACTCTGAAAGCTTTAGAGATGGGTGCTGTTGAAATTCTAATCGTGTGGGAAAATCTTGATATTAATCGTTTTGTGCTGAAAAATAGCTCCACGGGTGAAATTATGATAAAGCATTTAAACAAGGAACAAGAAGGTGATCAGAGTAACTTTAGAGATGGGGCCACGAATGCTGAGCTGGAAGTTCAGGAGAAGTTGTCTTTGCTCGAGTGGTTTGCTAATGAGTATAAAAAGTTTGGGTGCACACTTGAGTTTGTTACAAACAAATCTCAAGAGGGTTCACAGTTTTGTAGGGGGTTTGGTGGAATTGGTGGCATACTTCGTTACCAGCTTGATATTCGGTCGTTTGATGAGCTTTCTGATGAGGATGGGGAAATTTATGAGTCTGACTAG